The genome window AAGTGGCCTCAAGTAGTAGCCTTTGTGTTCTCTAAACTTGCAAAAGCCGTTATAGAAGTTCATAAGGAAGGATACGCACATTGTGATATAAAACCATCTAATGTACTATTCAATAAGAAGCTACCGAGATATGGAGAAGACGCTCTTAATTCTTTACTCAATTCTGAAGTTATACCTAAACTATCTGATCTAGGTTCATCGGTAAAAATCGGTACTCCAGTGATGCACTATACTCCCTATTATGCCCATCCCTTACAGAGATTTGGGAATAAAGCCGAAACTATGTTTGATGTTTACTCGTTTACGGTATCACTTTATGTATCTCTCACTAACAACTTTCCATATCCAGAATGGTTAGAAAATGAAATCGAGGAAGCGGTAAAGAATCCGGAGAAGAGAAAACAAGCCTTAGATGATTTTTATAAAGCGGTACCAAGGCTTGATTACATACCAGTGGAATTTAGGGATCTTATAATGAGTGGACTAAAGGGTGAAGTTAGTATATTAGAGATAAATAAGAAGCTTGAAGAAATTTTGATTGAAGATTATAACATAGACATTAATAATTTGAATAGTGAAGTAGAAAAGCTTATAAGCTATTGATTACAGTTATATAAAATAAAAGACTCGGTGAAAAAGAATGACAGAGTCAATGGCCAGGAAAGTATTCGAAGGACTAGCATATACAATATGGGAAGACGACGAAGCTAGTGTTGTCTTGTTAGAAGGAAAACCAATTCAAGCGAGCTGCGTTGAACACGGAAATCATAATCTATTCGATCTAGAATGTCCATATGTAGAAAAGCTATTGAAAAAGATTTTTTCTTAACCCTTCTGAGCTATGACGCTTATTTCTATTAATACGTCTCTTGGTAGTCTTGAAACTTCTATAGTAACTCTAGCAGGGGGTTTATTACTGAAATATTTCGAGTAAACTTCATTGAATCTTTGGAAATCTTTTATATCTTTTAAATATACAAATGACATTACAACGTCATCCAGCACATAACCAGCCGCTTCTAGAATAGCCTTTATGTTTTCAATGACTCTAATTGTCTGTTCTTCTATATTTTTGCCTACTACTTCATTTGTATTAGGATCTACTGGGATTTGCCCAGATACGTAAAGTACATCTCCAACTTTTACTCCTTGAGAATATGGGCCTATTGGTTTAGGAGCTTTATCTGTGAAAACTATTTCCCTCATGTGAATTACTAAATCGAAAATGGTTTAAAGTTTTTCCTTAAATTTCTCCATGACTAGAATATGATGTAGAGCTATTAACAAATCCCTCTCAGTGATTATACCTCTTATAGTATTATCCTTATTCAATATCAGTAGCGAGCCTATTCTCTTTACAATCATCTCTGCAGCTGCTCTATTTATTGAGGATAACTCATCAATAGTCACTAGGTTTGTGACCATAATGTCTTTCACTGCTTTATTATAGAAGTAATCTGGATCCAACTTATCCACTGCCTTAGCCAACTGTCTAATAGCATTAACTACAGTTATTATTCCTATTACCTTGTTATCGTCATTAATGACTGGTAATCTTCTAAATCCCCTTCTTAACATCAATCTAACTGCTTGATCTAATCTCACATCCTTATAAATAGTTCTAACATTAGTTGTCATGAAAACTTTTACAGGAAATATCTCATCCAGATCCTTGTAGAGTAGTAGAAATTCTCTCTCTGTTATAATTCCTACTGGTTTATCGTTTATATCAACAACTGGCAATGATCCAAAATTCCTGGTTACCATTATATTTAATGCAGTAAATTCATCAGTAGTATTATAAATTGTAACTGGATTAGGGGTCATATAATCTATTACTGGCGTAGTGGAAATACGATAGAGATCACCTTGACTACAACTATCTTTGCAATGCGATTCTACAGTAGATAAAAGATCTCTAGTGGTTAACAGCCCTTCTATTTTTTCATTAGATATGATTATTCTACCTATCCCTCCCTCATTTATCTTCTTAAACGCTAAACCTAATCTATCCTCTTTAGATAATATTGGTGGGTTTCTTATCATTAAAGTTTCTATATTCACATATATTATCTGTTATTTTACTTTATAAACATGTGTTTACGAAGAATAAGAAGTAAGGTCTTTAGATAGGCAGGGATATACATACTATTTAAACCATAACTCATAATTCGTACCATTTATGGAGTTTTCTCTAGTTCTAGAAGCTTTTCTTAAACGAGATATGTAATTCCGAATCAATTAGGATAAGAAGTGAATTATCAACTTGAATCAAGTAGGAAAACAAAATTCTGATAATCCGTAAAGAGGGGTTTAGGCAAAGAACTCTGTATGGTTCTAAAGGGAATGGGGAAATATTAAAAAGGAACACATACTGCTAGAGAGAAAACTGAGATGAAGAATTGTATCTGAGTAGACACGTGAAATTCTTTTCAGTTATCTAATAGTGGTTATGCATTAAGTGTTTTTTTGTATTTTTGAAAAATTTTATAATAATCTTATAAAAGCTGAAGAAGGGTATCGATTTATGTTAAAGTTAGCTAAACGTCATTTAATAAAAACTCATAAGACTATGAATATTTGAAGAATGGTTATGGGAGTAAAGTTCGTCAAGTGAATATTATATATTTTTATAAAATTTGATAATTTTTATGAAGGTTATTATGTATTTATAAATTTAAATGCAAATATACTTCTTATGAAGGCATTATTAGTCTATCCACCAAAAAGAGGGGTAGAAGTTAAAGAGATAAACAGCATAGATCAATCAATAAGTGGAGAAGAAGTTTTAATTAAAACGATAGCAAATGGCATTTGTGGGACTGATCGTGGTATTGTTTCTGGCTTGTTGAAATTTTCGCGTCCACCTAAAGGTAAAAATGGTCTAGTACTAGGGCATGAAAATCTTGGTCAAGTAATAGATAAAGGACCTCATGTACAAGCTTTAAGTAAGGGGGATTATGTTGTTTCGATAGTTAGAAGGGGTTGTGGAAAGTGTTCTAATTGTTTATCTGGAAGGCAAGACTTTTGTGAAACCGGAGAATTCGTCGAAGCTGGAATTAGAGGATTAGATGGCTTTATGAGAGAATTTTACATAGATAATGCTAGTTATTTAGTTAGAATACCAAATGAAATAGTCGATATCGCAGTTTTACTTGAACCACTTTCCAATGTAGTAAAGGCTTATAATGAGCTAATGTTAACGCAAAGAAGAATGATATGGTGGTGTAGGGATGGTAGTTACGATTGTAAAAATGTTACCATAGTGGGATCTGGACCAATAGGTCTCCTTTTTTCGCTGATATTTTCCGTTCAAGGTTTTAACGTATTTGTTTTAAATAAGAGAGATCCTTTTCCAATTGAAGCAGAGATTATGGAGAAGATTAACGCTAAATTTATCAATACTACTAAAGATCAATTACCTAATGTAGTAGATGTACTTATTGATACTTCTGGATACCCGTCAGCGTTTATTCCCCTAATGAATAAGTTGAACAAAAACTCATCTGTTATATTATTTGGCACTACTGGTGGAGAGAAATTCGAAGTAAATGCTGATTTAATAACATACCTTGTTGAAAATAATATTTTATTGTTTGGGAGTGTTAACGCTAGCAAGAAGGACTTCGAGGAGGGTGTAAATTATCTTACGATATGGAAGTATAGGTATCCAAATGTATTAAATAAAATGATAACTAGAGTAGTTAAGCCTGAAGAGGCTCCAGAAGTATTATATGCAAAACCTAGGGGAGAAATAAAAACAATAATTTCATGGGTTTAATTGACTCCTTAACGCTTCTATAGCTTTTTTAATTTCTTCTATGGAAGCTTCATCTTCTAGTGTAGAGATATCCCCTACAGCAGAGCCCATCATAACTGCTTTTATCACTCTTCTCATTACCTTACCAGACCTAGTTTTAGGTAACGCGTTAACAAAATGTACTTCTAATATTACAATTGGTCCCATAACTTTCTTTACATGTTCGTTTATGCTCTTAGCCAATTCGTTACTCGGTTGATAGCCTTGCTTTAATACAACAAATGCATGAGCGATCTCTCCTTTTACGGGATCTGGAATACCTATTACAGCTGCTTCAGCTACAGCTGGGTGTGAAGTTATTGCTGATTCTATTTCACCAGCTCCTATTCTATGACCAGCTATCTTTAACGTCTCATCTGCTCTCCCAGATACCCATACATATCCATCTTCATCTATCATGGCAAAGTCTCCAGTATAGTATACATTAGGGAACTTACTGAAGTAAGTCTTTATAATTCTCTCATTACCCTCATCATTCCACATACCTATCATCATCATTGGCGGGAATGGTGGCTCAATAATTAAGTAACCTCTCTCTCTAGGCCTAGCAAGATTCCCATTTTCATCAACGACCTTTACTTTATTTCCCGGTAATGGGAACCCAGATGCGGGTCCCGACTTCATTGTTAAGAAGATTGGATATCCCGGCATATAACCTAAATTCGGAGCTCCAGTTTCAGTTTGCCACCATTGGTGTGACATGAACACTTTACCTTTACCTATAACTTCTAACCCGTATTTCCACGGAGCGTAATTCAGAGGTTCCCCATTCGTCACTATTATTCTAAGTGAATATAATTCACGATCTTTAATGTAATCTTCACCGTATTTCATTAGATACCTTAAGAATGTTGCAGAAGTACCAAAAGTGGTAGCCTTATATTTCTCAATTAGTTCAGCCCATTTATCGGGATATGGGTAATCGGGTACACTCTCATATATTATCACACTTCTACCCATTACTAGCGGTGAGTAAGTAATGTACGAATGCCCTACAATCCATCCTATATCTGAAGTATTGAATAATACGTCGTTTTCTTGACTTAACCCATAACTCCATAACAACATAGTTGCAGTACCCACCAAATATCCACCTGTGGAATGAACTACACCCTTAGGTTTCCCAGTAGTTCCAGAAGTATAAAGGATAAATAACGGATGTGTAGCATCAACTGGTTCTGGTTCAATATATTTGTATTTACCTATTTCATCAAAATAGATATCTCTTCCTTCTTTAAATGGTATTTCTATCCCACTTCTCCTAAATACTATAACATTCTTTACGGAATTATTCTGTAATTTTGATAATGCCTCATCGACAGTCCTCTTAAGCTCTACTAGCTTACCCTTTCTATAATAACCATCTGCAGTAATAACAACCTTAGATTGGGCATCAGAAACTCTATCAGCCAATGCTTGTGAACCAAAACCCGCAAAAACTACACTGTGAATTGCGCCTATTCTCGCACAAGCTAACATTGCTATAACTCCTTCTGGAGTTAAAGGCATGTAAATTGTAACCCTATCACCTTTTTTTACACCTAATTGTTTTAACGCGTGAGCCCATCTATTTACCTCGTAAAATAAATCTTGATAAGTAAGTACTTTTCTCTCACCTTTTTCAGATTCCCAAATTATCGCAGCCTTAAACTTCTTACTACTATTCAAATGTCTATCAATTGCATTATAGGTAGCATTTAGTTTTCCGCCAACGAACCACTTTGTAAGAATTTCTTGTTTGAAGGTTTCCTTCCAAGGGTCAAACCAGTCAATTAATTCTTCAGCTAGTTTACTCCAGAATTTACCTGGATTTTCTATACTTTCCTTATAGATCTCCTTATAAAGTCTTATATTATAGTCAACTTTTTCTTCTATTTCCTTAATATTTTCTGAAATTTCTTGTTCCATATGATATCATATAAATCTGTTTGTAAGGTATTAAAAAACTTTACTTAGGATTGAATGTAATTATAGACTTAAAAAACATAGAGAGAGATAAATGGTATTGATTCTATAATAAATCTTATAATCATGTCTCTTTTACAATATTATATGAACTTATCATCATTGCCATATTTCGAAAAGTGGTTTATCCTTGGAATAATCTTAGGTGTTGTAGCAGGTTTCGCAGCGATCACATTTTACTTATTACTACACCTGTTCGAAGAAATATTTCTGTTCAATTTTATAGGCATGAGTTATCCTAGACCACTCGGCGAGGGAGGAACATTAAACTTCGTCTTTCATCCAGGTAATTATCTTCTTATACCTATATCCACTGCAATTGGAGGTTTAATTTCTGGAATAATAGTTTACACATTCGCTCCAGAAGCTGAGGGACATGGTACTGATGCCGCAATAAAATCTTATCATTATTTTCAAGGCAAGGTTAAATGGATTGTTATTCCAGTTAAGATAATAGCTTCCGCTATTACGATAGGTTCTGGAGGTAGCGCTGGAAGGGAAGGTCCAACTGCGCAATTTTCAGCTGGTGTAGGTTCAGTTATTGCTGATTTACTGCATCTCAGTCCAGAGGATAGAAGAAGGGCGGTAGCAGTAGGCATTGGAGCCGGAATAGGTACAATTTTTAAAACGCCAATTGGAGGTGCAATCTTAGCTGCTGAAATTCTATATAGAAGGGATCTAGAGCCAGAAGTAATATATCCAGCATTAGTTGCCTCAGCAATAGGTTACACCATATTCGGAAGCATATTTGGTTTCACTCCCGTATTTGGCTATTATACAGGAACTTTTGATCCATTGAGATTGCCAATGTATGCAGTTCTAGGACTAGTTTCTGGCTTGATGGCTATATTATATCCTAAAACCTTCTATGGAATTAACTCACTTTTCAAAAAATTACGAATACCTAATCACGTGAAGCCAGCAATAGGTGGGCTTATCACTGGTTTAATTGGATTATTGGCTCCAGAGATTCTTGGAACTGGTTACGGGTGGATTAACTTAGTTGAGTATGAGAAGGTTTTCACACTATATTCTCCGCTTATACCCGCAATCATATTAATAATAATATTGCCATTTTTAAAGATCATATCAACTTCATTTTCAATAGGTTCTGGCGGTAGTGGAGGAGTTTTTGCTCCCGGTTTGTTTATAGGTGCATATTTAGGTGCGAGTATTGGGTTATTGTTTCATTATTTATTTCCAACCATTGTACCTACTATAGCCCCATTCGTTATCATAGGTATGATGAGCTTTTTTGCGGGAGCAGGAAAAGTTCCATTATCAGTTTTAATAATGGTTACTGAAATGACCTCAAGTCTCCAGTTACTCCCTGGAGCCATGATTGCCGTAGCAATTTCTTATTTAGTTTCTGGGAATAATACGATCTACGTATCTCAATTGCCGACAAGAAGGGACTCACCAGCTCACAAGGCTGAATATGAAACTCCACTAATGCAGACCGTACGTATTGAAAAGTGCGAATTGAAAGATATTAAGGTTTACGTTGACGAAAAGGTAGGAAAGGCTATACAAATAATGCTTGAGAATAGTTTTATGAGCCTACCTGTGGTAAATTACGATAATAGATTTCTTGGTGTAGTTTATCTAAAAGATTTGGAAAGGGTCAATCCAGAAGATTCAATAGGAAAATATATAACCAGAGGGTCTCCTTCAGTATCCTTAACCTCTACCTTGGAACACGCATTAGAGGTAATGGCTACTAACAAAACTAGATGGGTTGCTGTTGTGGATAACGGAAAATTTTTAGGAATTGTGACGTACGATAGTATTATAGATGCGTATAAGAGAGAGTTAAACGTGATTAAGAATTCATAGCTAAATATCTCTAACACAATTTTTTAAACGTAATTTTGCATCATTAATTATGCAAGAAGTTCAGAAACCACCAAATCAAAAATATATAAAGAACTTTATTATCTATGCCGAGTTTGGTATACCAGAAGTTAACTTAGAATCGTATAGGTTAAAAGTTAGTGGGGAAGTAGAAAATCCTCTATCATTTACGTATGACGAATTAATGAAATTGCCAAGAAAGGAAATAGTCGAAGATTTCCATTGTGTAACGGGTTGGTCGATAAAGAATGTTAAGTGGGAGGGAATTCCCTTTAGACTATTAATTGAGACTGCTAGGGTAAAAAATAACGTCAATTGGGTCATGTTCTACAGTCTAGACGGTTATACATCAATAATACCATATGAGGATGTATTAAAGGATAATGTGATTGTCGCGTTGTTTATGAATGGGGAAAAGCTATCTTTAAAGCATGGTTTTCCAGCTAGGCCAATAATTCCTCATCTATATGGGTGGAAGAGTGCAAAGTGGTTAACCGAAATTGAGTTCCTAAGGGATTACGTTGACGGATATTGGGAGGAAAGAGGATATCATGAAAGAGGAAATGTGTGGGAAGAAGAGAGGTTTAAAGGTCAAGGAGGTAGACATTTAAGAAGAAGACCAGTTCTATGACAAGTTACGTTCTATTAATCGAATGTAAAACTGATGTTAACTTAAGGACCAAGGGTAGGGAGTTTTTAATAAAGAAGGGTATTTACGCATATGTTGGATCATGTGGGAGATCTTGTAGTAAACGTATAATTAGACACTTAAATAAAAATAAGAATACATATCATTGGCATATTGACTACTTAACAACAGTTTGTGAACCAATGGGAGTATTTGTAATAAAGCATGTTAAAGAGAAAGAATTAGCCTCGTTATTAAGTAAAAGTAACGCATGTGTAGAAAAATTCGGATCTAGTGACGATAAAGATGTAAGATCTCATTTATTTATAATAGGTGATTTACGAGAACTTTATTTAACGATTTGCGATAAATCTGGAGAACGATAGTATTCCAACTACACCCGCTATTATTAATATATTGGTTATGTTATAATTTTGGGAGAATAATTCTAGAATTAATTCTCTAACGAAAAATGATATACCAGCGTCTATTACGTTAATTATACTTCTTTCTTTTCCAGATAAGTAGCTGTTTACGGCAATGTATAATTCTATTAATACCAAAATTAATAATGGACCAGTTATAGTCACATTTACCAAATTTAATAAATTTAGAGAAAATATGTTAGATATTATACCGAAAATAGTTATTACGATTTGAACTCCTATCCCAAATAATAAAATAATTCGGATAATATAGCCTATAAATTTTATTAAATCCTTATCGTTGATTCTTACCATTATGTAAGTTTATATTTTCTGTCCAAATTATAGCTTATGAAAATCAGAGAAATAGAACCAATAGTTCTTACCTCTAAAGAAAAAGGTAGTGCGACTTGGGCATCTACGATGGTTATTGTAAGGGTCATAACGGAAAATGGAGCTGTAGGCTATGGGGAAGCGGTTCCAACATTAAGAGTTATATCTGTATATAATGCCATTAAACAAGTTGCCAAGGGTTATATAGGAAAAGAAGTAGAGGAGGTTGAGAAGAATTATCATGAATGGTATAAACAAGACTTCTACTTATCTAGGTCTTTTGAATCAACAACTGCAGTAAGTGCAATTGATATAGCTTCTTGGGATATAATAGGAAAAGAGCTCGGAGCTCCAATCTACAAGTTATTGGGTGGAAAAGTTAGGAATAAAGTACCAGTATATGCTAATGGATGGTATCAAGAGTGTGTAACTCCAGAGGATTTTGCAGAAAAGGCAAAAGAGGTTGTGAAAATGGGATATAAAGCCCTAAAATTTGATCCATTTGGTCCCTACTTCGATTGGATAGACGAGAAAGGTTTAAGAGAAGCTGAGGAGAGAGTAAGGGCTGTTAGGGAGGCTGTTGGTGATAACGTGGATATTTTAATAGAGCATCACGGCAGATTTAATGCAAATTCAGCGATAATGATAGCGAAAAGATTAGAGAAATATAATCCAGGATTTATGGAGGAACCAGTGCATCATGAGGATATTATTGGTTTAAGCAAGTATAAAGCTAGTACTCATTTAAGGATTGCATTAGGAGAAAGACTGCTAAGTGAAAAAGAAGCTGCGTTTTACGTAGAGAAAGGTCTTGTAGACATATTGCAACCAGATTTAACTAATATAGGTGGAGTGACAGTAGGTAAGAGTGTTATAAAGATAGCTGAAGCAAATGACGTAGAAGTTGCTTTTCATAACGCATTTGGTTCAATTCAGAATGCCGTTGAAATACAGCTAAGTGCAGTTACGCAGAACTTATATTTGCTTGAGAATTTCTATGATTGGTTCCCTCAATGGAAAAGGGATTTAGTGTATAATGAAACACCAGTTGAAGGAGGGCATGTTAAGGTTCCAGATAAGCCTGGAATAGGTATTTCAATTAATGAAAAAATAATAGAACAATTAAGAGCCGAACCAATACCATTAGATATAGTTGAAGAACCAGTTTGGGTTGTTAAGGGTACTTGGAAGAATTATGGTGTTTGAAAATGCCAGAGATCATAACTCCGATCATAACTCCGTTTACTAAAGATAATAGAATAGACAAGGAGAAATTGAAGCTACATGCGGAGAACCTTATTAGGAAGGGGATAGACAAACTTTTCGTAAATGGCACTACTGGCCTTGGTCCTTCACTAACTCCAGAGGAGAAGTTGGAGAATCTAAAGGTTGTTTATGACGTTACAAATAAGATAATATTTCAAGTCGGTGGGTTAAATCTAGACGATGCTATAAGGTTAGCTAAGTTGAGTAAGGATTTCGATATTGTCGGCATAGCTTCATATGCTCCATATTACTACCCTAGGATGCCAGAGAAGCACTTAATAAAGTATTTTAAGACATTGTGCGAAGTATCCCCTCACCCTGTTTATTTGTATAATTATCCAACAGCTACGGGTAAAGATATAGATGCAAAAATTGCTAAGGAGATTGGTTGTTTCGCAGGAGTTAAGGACACTATCGAAAATATAATTCACACCTTAGACTACAAACGTCTAAATCCTAATATGCGAGTTTATAGTGGCTCTGACATGTTAATTGTCACAGTAGTATCTACAGGTTTAGATGGTAATGTTGCAGCTGGTTCGAACTATCTTCCTGAAGTTACTGTGGCAATTAAGAAATTGGCTATGGAGCGGAAAATTGAAGAAGCACTTAGATTACAATTTCTTCATGACGAAATAATAGAGGCCTCTAGATTATTTGGAAGCTTATCTTCAAATTATGTTCTAACTAAATACTTCCAAGGATACGACTTAGGAAATCCCAGACCTCCGATATTCCCATTAGATGAGGAAGAGGAGAGGCAGTTAATTAAGAAAGTCGAGGGTATAAGAGCTAAACTTGTAGAACTTAAAATATTGAAAGAATAGTATACTATCATGGTTGATGTAATAGCTTTAGGAGAGCCTTTAATCCAGTTTAATTCTTTTACTCCGGGTCCATTAAGATTCGTAAACTATTTTGAAAAACATATAGCAGGATCTGAGTTGAATTTCTGCATTGCTGTTATTAGGAATCATCTATCATGCGGTTTAATAGCAAGAGTAGGTAATGACGAGTTTGGAAGAAATATCATAGAATATTCCAGAGCTCAAGGTATTGATACTACCTATATAAAGGTGGATAATGAGTCTTTCACTGGAATATACTTTATACAAAGGGGTTATCCAATACCTATGAAAAGCGAACTAATATATTACAGAAAAGGCAGTGCAGGAAGTAGACTTTCTCCAGAAGATGTAGATGAAAATTACATTAGCAAAGCTAGGTTAGTCCATTCAACTGGGATAACATTGGCTATAAGCGATAGTGCTAAGGAATCTGTAATTAAAGCGTTTGAATTAGCGAAATCTAGAAGCCTAGATACTAATATCAGACCTAAACTTTGGAGCAGTCTCGAGAAAGCTAGGGAAACTATACTTTCGATATTAAAAAGATATGACATTGAGGTACTAATAACAGATCCAGATGACACTAAGATTTTGTTAGATGTTACGGACCCAGATGATGCATATAGGAAATATAAGGAGCTAGGAGTTAAAGTCTTGCTCTATAAATTAGGTGCTAAAGGTGCCATGGCATATAAAGACAATGTAAAAGTCTTTAAAGAAGGCTATAAAGTACAAGTTGAGGATCCTACTGGGGCTGGTGACGCAATGGCAGGTACATTTATTTCATTGTATTTGCAGAATAAAGATATAGAATATTCATTAGCTCATGGTATTGCGGCGTCAACTCTAGTCATAACAGTAAGGGGAGATAATGAACTTACACCCACTACTGAGGATGCCGAAAGATTTTTAAATGAGTTTAAAACGTAAAGTCTAACATTTAAATTTTTCATTTATGAATATATATTATGGAGAAAACTTCACTATCGATAAAATCTAAGGAGCTTATGGAAATCTATGAACTGAAGGATGGAATACCTTACTTTAAGACTTATTTGGCTAGCCAATGGATTAGTGGAGATGAGTGGCAAGACGTAATTAGCCCAATTGATTTAAACGTTATAGCAAAAATTCCTAAATTAAGCTGGAATCAGGTAGACAATACATTGGAGCACATATATAGAAAGGGGAGATGGGCAATACGAGATACTCCAGGTGAGAAGAGATTAGACATATATAAGAAGATAGCGTCATTGTTGGATAAGTTTAAGGAAGATTTCGTTAATGTGTTAATAATCAACAACGGTAAAACTAGAGCTGCGGCAGAAGGCGAGGTCAAAGCTGCAATTGAAAGACTATTACGTGCAGATTTAGATGTCAAAGAGACAAGAGGTGATTACGTTCCTGGTGATTGGAGTTCAGAGACTTTAGAAACTGAAGCTGTTGTAAGAAAAGAGCCAGTTGGAGTTGTTCTTTCAATTGTTCCATTCAATTATCCCCTTTTTGATACTGTAAATAAAATAGTGTATACTACTGTAATTGGAAATGCTATAATTATTAAACCTCCATCATCAACTCCATTACCTATCTTAATGTTAGCTAAGGTTATGGAATTAGCAGGTTTTCCGAAAGACTCATTTGCGATAATTACACTACCCGGTAGAGATATGAATAAAGTGGTTGGAGATAAAAGAATCCAAGCAATATCACTAACTGGAAGTACTGAAACAGGAGAAGAAGTAGTAAGAAATGCAGGGATTAAACAATTCATAATGGAGTTAGGCGGAGGAGATCCGGCTATTGTATTGAGTGATGCGGATTTAGCATGGGCTGCGCAAAGGATAGCAACTGGAATAATAAGTTATACTGGACAAAGGTGCGATTCAGTGAAGTTAGTTTTGGTTGAGGAAGAAGTTTATGATACACTAAAAGATTTGCTTATAAAAGAATTAACAAAATCCGTTAAGATTGGAGATCCTAGAGATCCGTCAACTACTGTCGGTCCCGTTATAGACGTGAAAACAGTAGATGAATGGGAAAAGGCTATAAAAGACGCAGTAGAAAAAGGTGGAAAAATACTATTTGGAGGAAAGAGATTAGGTCCTACTTATATTGAACCAGTATTGATAGAGGCGCCAAAAGACAC of Sulfolobus sp. E5-1-F contains these proteins:
- a CDS encoding mandelate racemase/muconate lactonizing enzyme family protein → MKIREIEPIVLTSKEKGSATWASTMVIVRVITENGAVGYGEAVPTLRVISVYNAIKQVAKGYIGKEVEEVEKNYHEWYKQDFYLSRSFESTTAVSAIDIASWDIIGKELGAPIYKLLGGKVRNKVPVYANGWYQECVTPEDFAEKAKEVVKMGYKALKFDPFGPYFDWIDEKGLREAEERVRAVREAVGDNVDILIEHHGRFNANSAIMIAKRLEKYNPGFMEEPVHHEDIIGLSKYKASTHLRIALGERLLSEKEAAFYVEKGLVDILQPDLTNIGGVTVGKSVIKIAEANDVEVAFHNAFGSIQNAVEIQLSAVTQNLYLLENFYDWFPQWKRDLVYNETPVEGGHVKVPDKPGIGISINEKIIEQLRAEPIPLDIVEEPVWVVKGTWKNYGV
- a CDS encoding bifunctional 2-dehydro-3-deoxy-phosphogluconate/2-dehydro-3-deoxy-6-phosphogalactonate aldolase, encoding MPEIITPIITPFTKDNRIDKEKLKLHAENLIRKGIDKLFVNGTTGLGPSLTPEEKLENLKVVYDVTNKIIFQVGGLNLDDAIRLAKLSKDFDIVGIASYAPYYYPRMPEKHLIKYFKTLCEVSPHPVYLYNYPTATGKDIDAKIAKEIGCFAGVKDTIENIIHTLDYKRLNPNMRVYSGSDMLIVTVVSTGLDGNVAAGSNYLPEVTVAIKKLAMERKIEEALRLQFLHDEIIEASRLFGSLSSNYVLTKYFQGYDLGNPRPPIFPLDEEEERQLIKKVEGIRAKLVELKILKE
- the kdgK gene encoding bifunctional 2-dehydro-3-deoxygluconokinase/2-dehydro-3-deoxygalactonokinase, whose translation is MVDVIALGEPLIQFNSFTPGPLRFVNYFEKHIAGSELNFCIAVIRNHLSCGLIARVGNDEFGRNIIEYSRAQGIDTTYIKVDNESFTGIYFIQRGYPIPMKSELIYYRKGSAGSRLSPEDVDENYISKARLVHSTGITLAISDSAKESVIKAFELAKSRSLDTNIRPKLWSSLEKARETILSILKRYDIEVLITDPDDTKILLDVTDPDDAYRKYKELGVKVLLYKLGAKGAMAYKDNVKVFKEGYKVQVEDPTGAGDAMAGTFISLYLQNKDIEYSLAHGIAASTLVITVRGDNELTPTTEDAERFLNEFKT
- the gapN gene encoding NADP-dependent glyceraldehyde-3-phosphate dehydrogenase; translation: MEKTSLSIKSKELMEIYELKDGIPYFKTYLASQWISGDEWQDVISPIDLNVIAKIPKLSWNQVDNTLEHIYRKGRWAIRDTPGEKRLDIYKKIASLLDKFKEDFVNVLIINNGKTRAAAEGEVKAAIERLLRADLDVKETRGDYVPGDWSSETLETEAVVRKEPVGVVLSIVPFNYPLFDTVNKIVYTTVIGNAIIIKPPSSTPLPILMLAKVMELAGFPKDSFAIITLPGRDMNKVVGDKRIQAISLTGSTETGEEVVRNAGIKQFIMELGGGDPAIVLSDADLAWAAQRIATGIISYTGQRCDSVKLVLVEEEVYDTLKDLLIKELTKSVKIGDPRDPSTTVGPVIDVKTVDEWEKAIKDAVEKGGKILFGGKRLGPTYIEPVLIEAPKDTLKDMYFYNKEVFASAALLIKVKNIDEAIEISNSRKYGLDAAIFGKDINKIRKLQRFLEVGAIYINDYPRHGIGYFPFGGRKDSGIGREGIGYTIQYVTAYKSIVYNYKGKGIWEYL